A window from Saccharomyces eubayanus strain FM1318 chromosome XIV, whole genome shotgun sequence encodes these proteins:
- the CIT1 gene encoding citrate (Si)-synthase CIT1 — protein MSAILSTTSKNFLSRNPARQCQNAQKALFALLSSRQYSSATEQTLKERFAEIIPAKAEEIKKFKKEHGKTVIGEVLLEQAYGGMRGIKGLVWEGSVLDPDEGIRFRGRTIPEIQRELPKAEGSTEPLPEALFWLLLTGEIPTDAQVKALSADLAARSEIPEHVVQLLDILPKDLHPMAQFSIAVTALESESKFAKAYAQGVSKKEYWSYTFEDSLDLLGKLPVIASKIYRNVFKDGKITTIDPNADYGKNLAQLLGYENKDFIDLMRLYLTIHSDHEGGNVSAHTTHLVGSALSSPYLSLAAGLNGLAGPLHGRANQEVLEWLFKLREEVKGDYSKETIEKYLWETLNAGRVVPGYGHAVLRKTDPRYMAQREFALKHFPDYELFKLVSTIYDVAPGVLTKHGKTKNPWPNVDSHSGVLLQYYGLTEASFYTVLFGVARAIGVLPQLIIDRAVGAPIERPKSFSTEKYKELVKKLESKN, from the coding sequence ATGTCAGCGATATTATCAACCACCAGCAAAAATTTCTTATCAAGAAACCCCGCCAGACAATGTCAGAATGCACAAAAGGCTCTTTTTGCACTATTGAGCTCTCGCCAATATAGTAGCGCCACTGAACAAACGTTGAAGGAGAGGTTTGCTGAAATTATCCCAGCGAAGgctgaagaaattaaaaaatttaagaaagaacatgGTAAAACTGTCATTGGTGAAGTTCTCTTGGAGCAAGCTTACGGTGGTATGAGAGGTATTAAAGGCCTCGTTTGGGAAGGTTCTGTTCTGGATCCCGATGAAGGTATTAGATTCAGGGGTCGTACGATTCcagaaattcaaagagaatTACCAAAGGCTGAAGGCAGTACTGAGCCCTTACCAGAAGCGTTGTTTTGGCTACTTTTGACGGGCGAAATACCTACTGACGCTCAAGTTAAGGCCCTTTCTGCAGATTTAGCGGCAAGATCAGAGATTCCAGAACATGTGGTCCAACTTTTGGACATCCTTCCAAAGGATTTGCATCCAATGGCTCAATTTTCCATTGCCGTAACTGCTTTGGAAAGCGAATCCAAATTTGCCAAAGCATATGCTCAAGGTGTATCTAAAAAGGAATATTGGAGTTACACTTTTGAAGACTCGTTGGATTTGCTGGGTAAATTGCCTGTCATTGCTTCGAAAATCTACCGTAACGTCTTTAAAGATGGTAAAATCACCACCATTGATCCTAATGCTGATTATGGTAAAAATTTGGCTCAGCTATTGGGTTACGAAAACAAGGATTTCATCGATTTGATGAGATTGTATTTAACTATTCATTCTGATCATGAAGGTGGTAACGTTTCTGCCCATACTACCCATTTAGTGGGTTCTGCATTGTCTTCTCCATATCTATCTTTAGCCGCTGGTTTGAATGGTTTGGCTGGCCCACTGCATGGTCGTGCCAACCAAGAAGTCTTGGAATGGTTATTCAAATTGAGAGAAGAAGTTAAAGGTGATTACTCTAAAGAAACGATTGAGAAGTACCTATGGGAAACTTTGAATGCAGGAAGAGTCGTTCCAGGTTATGGTCATGCCGTCTTAAGAAAAACAGACCCTCGTTATATGGCCCAACGTGAATTTGCTTTAAAGCATTTCCCAGATTATGAACTATTCAAGTTGGTGTCCACCATTTATGATGTAGCGCCAGGTGTTTTAACTAAGCATGGTAAGACAAAGAACCCATGGCCTAATGTAGATTCCCATTCCGGTGTTCTATTGCAATACTATGGGTTGACTGAAGCCTCATTCTATACCGTATTGTTTGGTGTTGCAAGAGCCATTGGTGTATTGCCTCAACTGATAATCGATAGGGCTGTCGGTGCTCCAATCGAAAGACCAAAATCATTTTCTACAGAAAAATATAAGGAGCTGGtgaaaaaacttgaaagtAAAAATTAA